Proteins from a genomic interval of Shumkonia mesophila:
- a CDS encoding LexA family transcriptional regulator, producing the protein MPKSEATFEVGSRVPSFRSEVGSRLREVEKSFKNRATVAAVCGVSKSTFQNWVEGRADPSFEGLSRLSAETGISLDWLATGRGEMRAAARREAVLLGGLADGDQAAFESDAGFVLVPRYNVEASAGPGALNGHEHVVDHMAFRADFVRRVLRADPDHLALIMAVGDSMEPSIRAGDLLLIDRSVDRIMDDAIYILGMGDELVVKRVQRFFDGGLVVKSDNIAYREQTITPEAAPNLRVAGRVRWIGRLI; encoded by the coding sequence ATGCCTAAGTCGGAAGCCACGTTCGAAGTCGGAAGCCGAGTTCCGAGTTTCAGGTCGGAAGTCGGAAGCCGACTCAGGGAGGTAGAAAAGTCGTTCAAAAACCGAGCGACGGTGGCGGCCGTTTGCGGCGTCTCAAAGTCGACCTTTCAGAATTGGGTCGAGGGGAGGGCCGATCCGTCCTTCGAGGGCCTGTCCAGGCTATCGGCCGAGACCGGCATTTCCCTGGACTGGCTGGCCACCGGCAGGGGCGAGATGCGCGCCGCGGCCAGGCGCGAGGCGGTGTTGCTGGGCGGCCTGGCGGACGGCGACCAGGCGGCGTTTGAATCGGATGCCGGATTCGTGCTGGTGCCGCGCTACAACGTCGAGGCCTCGGCCGGGCCGGGCGCCCTCAACGGCCACGAGCATGTGGTGGATCACATGGCTTTCCGCGCGGATTTCGTGCGCCGCGTGCTCCGGGCCGATCCCGATCACCTGGCCCTCATCATGGCGGTCGGCGATTCGATGGAGCCGTCGATCCGCGCCGGCGACCTCTTGTTGATCGACCGTTCCGTCGACCGCATCATGGACGACGCGATCTACATCCTCGGCATGGGCGACGAGCTGGTGGTCAAGCGCGTGCAGCGATTCTTCGATGGCGGCCTCGTCGTCAAGAGCGACAACATCGCCTACCGCGAGCAGACTATTACGCCGGAGGCCGCCCCGAACCTGCGCGTCGCCGGGCGCGTCAGGTGGATCGGCAGACTGATTTGA